In a genomic window of Streptomyces noursei ATCC 11455:
- a CDS encoding MarR family winged helix-turn-helix transcriptional regulator, whose product MKPIGYWLNRTDKALTCHMNAMLAEFGLTRTAWQVLNVIEKDPQTTDTEVLTVLAANADIGTLTTAIETVMADGWIARPEPGRLALTDDGRARLSDVAERVHAFRDLSTTGITREEYRITVAVLERMTHNLGNRTMSSPKPQPS is encoded by the coding sequence ATGAAGCCCATCGGTTACTGGCTCAACCGCACCGACAAGGCCCTCACCTGCCACATGAACGCCATGCTGGCCGAGTTCGGCCTCACCCGGACCGCCTGGCAGGTACTCAACGTCATCGAGAAGGATCCGCAGACCACCGACACCGAAGTGCTGACCGTCCTTGCCGCCAACGCGGACATCGGCACGCTGACCACCGCCATCGAGACAGTCATGGCCGACGGCTGGATCGCCCGCCCAGAGCCGGGCCGCCTCGCCCTGACCGACGACGGCCGCGCCCGCCTCAGCGACGTCGCCGAGCGCGTGCACGCCTTCCGCGACCTGTCGACGACCGGCATCACCCGCGAGGAATACCGGATCACCGTCGCCGTCCTGGAGCGGATGACCCACAACCTGGGGAACAGAACAATGAGTTCACCAAAGCCGCAGCCCTCATAA